aaaatctttgtgaccttggtttaggtaaagatttcttaaatatgacactaaaagccCAACTGATAGGAAAATATGGTTAAATTGGAtgtcatgaaaattaaaactgctCTTCAGAAGACATCATTAAGAGAATAACAGGAGAAAGCGCAGattgggagagaatatttgtgaAGCATATGTCTGATGAAGGACTTAAattcagaatacataaagaattctccAGACTTACTAAGAGAACTaacaacccaactaaaaaattggcaaaagagaaacagaccctTTACCAAAGCATATATATAGGTGGCAGATAAGTGCCATTTTTCATGAGGGTTCAATGCAAACTGAAACCACAGTGACCCACTGCATACCGCTGGGATGGGTACATTGAAACGTCTGACAGTGGCCcgtgctggagagggcgtggaagAGCCAAGTGCTCACACATGGCTTGTGGGCGTGTGACAGCCACTTTGGGAAACGGTAACGTGTGATCCAGTCACACCAAGGGAAAAGGAAACATGAGTCCAGACGGATTTGTACATGAGTGTTCACACGGTTTTGTAACAACTCATGACTGGACACAACTCAAAAGtctatccagggacttccctggtgacgcagtggttaagaatctgcctgccagtacaggggacacagattcgagccctggtcagggaactaagatcccatatgccgtggggcaactaagcccatgtactaCAACTGCTGAGCTCAATGAGAGAGCAAGCCCATGTCCCGCGaactactggagcccgcgcaccacaactagagaaagaaaacccacacgccactactagagagaagcccatgccctgcaaagaaagatcccacgtgcctcagtgaagatcccgcattctgcaactaagacctgatgcagccaaaaaataaatgaaataaataagtaaacaataaatcttaaaaaaaaaaagtccacccaCAAGTAAATGGACAAATAGTGATAGACCCACACCATGGACTGTTACTCAGCAATGTAAGGGATGCTCTCTTGATGAATGTGTGATGTGGGTGAATCTCCAAACTGTTATGCCGAGTGAACAAAGTAAGACAAAAAAGGACTACAGACTCCGATTCCACATacgacattctagaaaaggtaaaactatggtgATAGAAAGCAACTCACTGGTAGCTGATGCTGGAAGGAGAAATTGCAGAGGGGCACAGGTGATGTTTGGCAGGGGTAGATACTTTCAGTGACTTGGTTGTGCTGACAGTTGTACGGATATAGAAACACATCTGAGCTTATGAAATCATATGGTTTAAAGTGTGTACAGTATCTCGTATCTCAGTTACACAACAAAACCTTGATGCTTTATACTCTGATGAGTAGTTAGTGCACTTTGTATCATGTGGTTGGTTCTCACTGTTAACTAGGTAGATAGGTAGAATTAATTAACAATTCCaagtgaggaaacggaggcttagAGGAGGTGAACTAACTTATTACTTACACGGGCTCACTCGCTGGCCAAGTGCACACCAGGCCCAGCTGCCAGGGGGACGTGTGGTCATGTGGGGTCTCCACACTTTGTCTTGGATTCTGAGAGTCTAAGATTAttcattctcctttttcattaacCCTTTTGgaaattacctttttaaagttCCCGTGATGTTTCTCCGTAGATGTTATCAGAAACCAGCTTTGCGTGATTGTGAACGGGTCTCCTGCTCTCCTTCAGGGCACAGTCTTTTGCTGAGCGCCTGCGACTGGGCATCGCAGTGATTCACGGAGAAGCGCAGGACGCCGAGTCCGACCTGGTGGACGGGCGGCATTCCCCGCCCATGGTCAGGAGCGCTGCCGCCATCCACCCCAGCCTGGAGATCCCCAGTAAGTGAGCTGCCCCCGGGTcgctttcctctttgattttaaggctgacttaatttttttttcgaATGTGAagtgttacttctctttttgttttttaaattgtcaaaaaCTGATACCTTTCGAGGCCTGACTGTGACAAGTGCACttctggtggcctcttagaaGCCGTCTGTCTGGTCATACCAAGACCTATGCACATGCTCAGTTTAGACGCATCTGTGGGACATCAGGGATTTCACTTGTTCATTCAGTAACATGTCCTAGAGTAGAGTAAAGTTTAACACAAGCAGAAAGCTTTTGGTGCACAAGTTATTCACTGTAGTGTTATTTCTAAtgcaaaatattggaaaagtCTAAATGGTTCACCGGAGGGCTGGGCTTGGTGAAGAATGTCGTATCAGCACAACTCACTATGCGGCCCTTTGAAATAATTAAGACTCTGtaaacaagagaaaaatttaTGGAATGTACGTGAATAAGGCAGAATACAAGAGTGTAGGCCTGTCTTTTGCCTGGGCCAGGAGGGAATATGAAGGATGAACGTGGTTGTGACTGGGTGGTAGAGTTAtgcatgaatttatttttgtttttaagaaacttccCTCAAGCTTTAATAACatcttttcagttaaaaaaaaatactgcttttgTTTGAGTCTGCTGGGGAGAAAAgacttttcctctaccctctgTAGCTTCAGTGCTCAGGAGGCTGCAagtaaaactgacaaaagacagatcaAGAAGAGAAAAGATAGATTTTAAGAGGAGGTTGGAGTTCGGGGCTTGTATATGGTCTTCATAGGGGAAGGGGAGTGGAGGAAGGGCACTGCTGGGAGGGCCAGTGGCTCGCAGGGAGGATGGATGGGAGAAAGGACGGTGCGTGACAGTGTCTGTGTAGGAGTGGTGCCGACTTCTGGTCTGGGTGATGAGAGCCAGTCTTCCTGCTGTTGTTGCTGGGGGGGTGGTTTAGGACAACTGAATTCTTTTGAGTTCTTTTGGGGAGCTCTGCTTTTAGGCAGATAAGGGACTTCAGGAATTCAAAtgccttcagcttaaaataattttcatgccACTGTGGTGTATTCTGGACCCCTTCGGGTTCTCACTTTGCCTAGGAGTTTGCTCATTTATAAGCAAAAAACCTCAGAGAAGGAAATACGGTCCTGGGATGGCCATGAAGGAGCAAGATTGCAGCTGGGCCTTGTGGATCCTGGTTAGCTGAGGTGGACGTTGAAGGCATTCAGGCATGGGTTCAACTGGGGACAGTATGGCAGAGGCAAAGGCTGGGCTTTGTGTGTGGCCGTGGGTGGCCAGGAAGGATGCCACCCTGACCACCGAAGCTCCCTGGAGGAAAGACATGGGGATAAGGTGGCAGCAGAACGCTCCTGAGGGCAGTGAGTCCCTCGCGTTGCTTTTGCTCTTTGGGGTCCTTTGCACTTTAGGGTCActttatttctgcaaaaaaagagGTTGGGGTTTTGACGGGGTGCATTGAGTCTCTAGATCACTCGGGGAGCATTGCCGTCTTAACAGTACTAAGTCTTCCTGTCcgatctgtatgccttttatttctttttcttgcctgactgCCCCGGCTAGCACATCCGGTGCTCtgttgaatagcagtggtgaaagtgggcatccttgtcttgtccctgatcttaggggaaaggtCTTTCATCACATACGACGTTAGCAGTGCTTTTTCCATAGTTGCCCTTTATCGGGTGGGGGAAGCTCCCTTCTGTTGCTGGTCTCTTGGGCCTCTGTCATGAGACAGTAACTTGCTGAGGCCTCGGCTTGGCTCTTAACCGAGAAACGTGTGTGCGTGTTTTGTCCTGGGCAGTGCTGATCCCCAAGGAGAAGCCCCCGATCACAGTGGTCGGTGACGTGGGAGGAAGGACCGCCGtcattgtggtacgcaggcctctcttcCTGTCCCTCTGTCGCGCTTGCCGCTGGTGCTTTGCTGACTGGCTTGCCGGTCATGCTGGGGACGGTGCCAGGTAGGTCTCACGGGCGCCTGGTGCTGAATGTCTACTTTGGTCCAAAACCTGAGACTCGCCAGGTGACCCACAGCTTCTGTCCAGCTGGCCTACAAATCCGAGGCTCCCAGGACCCCCCTGGATTGGAgcatttgctagagcagctcacagaactcataGAGACACTTAGGTTCACCAGGTCGTTAAAGGATGTGACAGAGGACACAGATGAGCAGccagatggagagagaggggcACGGGGCAAGGCCGGGGAGGGTCCCCGTGGAGTTGGGGTGCATCACCCACTCGGTGTGGAATGTTCACCCACCTGGTTCGCTCCCCGAACCCCGTGCTACTGGGATGTTATGGGGGCTTCTTCCTGGAGGCCTGATGGATCATCAGTCCCatttccagccccctcccctctgtgGAGGAGTTGGGGCTGGCCGTGCGGGTGCTGCAAATTCCAAGCTTccctggtctttctggtgaccagtccCCATCCAAGAGCCCACCCGGAGTCATCTCATCAAGAGGTTCCTCTAGTGCTCTTACCGCTAAAACATGTAAAAGGGCTTTAGAAGAGaccaatgtatatattttctattaactCATACTGGGAGTCTGTGAGATTAGAAACCACTGGACTGagtattttgttaaaataataataattattatttttcccattataaaaatatatggaaaaaacaCATTTCCCATCCACCCAGtgcagaaaatttagaaaataaggaaaagtagcaagaaaagaggaaagaaccaCCTAGAGTCAAAAGCATCTTCTAACAGGTGCTTTACTATGCACTAAAAAAATCTAGGGTGAGTATTTCTGGAGCACCTGCCTGGTGGGATGTAGCTCTAGACGGTAGGGATAGAGAACTATAGGCCCAGGGCGCCTGTGCTGCACTGTGGGAGGCCTGGAGGGAATGCAGTGGGAGCCCAGTGACCTCGCTGTCTGGACACGTCAACGTGGACAGGCAGGTGTGTCACAGTAGAATTAGTCCAGCCTTTTTCCCCGTGGTCTAGACCCACCTTTACAAAagtgttcatgtcttttgctgaATCTAATGCCAGGACGACATCATTGATGATGTGGACAGCTTCCTCGCTGcagcagagaccctgaaggaaaggGGTGCGTATAAGATCTTCGTGATGGCGACTCACGGCTTGTTATCCTCCGACGCCCCTCGACTGATCGAGGAATCTGCCATTGATGAGGTAACAGAGCCGGGCTGAGTGTGGCCACAGCTGCCTGGTGCCCGTGCCCATCCCGACCTGTGGTCACGGGAGCAGGTGGAAAGCTCTGTAGTTCAGAGTGGGTTCTGTTTGCGTGTCACTGCCCGCAGCCTTTGTGTTCTGCCCGTGGCAGTGGGTGATAGTTTTAGTGACTCTTGTAAGTGGAGCCCCTGGCCCTGACGGCACTGCCTAATGCTGGGCACATGGCGTCCCTGAGCTCCGgcacagccctgcagggagagtgAGAAACTGTGCACCAGAGGAGTTCAGTGACTTCTTAAGGTCAGGCAGCTACAAGCCCAAGCTCGTAGGGTTCAGACCCTAGTTTACCCGATGCTAAAGCCCagctctcttcctggtacagaggcCCGTGCATGACGTCGGGAGAGGAAGGCACACGGGGCCACCTTCCTAAACTGCCTGCAGCTCCCAGAGTGGCTGAAGTGAGGCCAGCCAGGTTTCCTCGCCCTCCTTTGTCCACCCCTCATTCCAGGGGCCAGCTAGCTGCGGGGGTTGATTGTGTGAATCacgtttttattatcttttaagaaGCAAAAATGCTGTCTCCTGTATATTCCTGGGTATTGAATCTTAAACTAGTTGGACTCCTTTTACTTTTCTGAGGCCCACACTTTTCCTCTTCAGCAGCCAGTCTCCCTGAGCCTGGCCCGATACTCATCTCTGATGGGTTCAGGATGCTTTAGCACAGAGAGAAAGCCAGGCTTGTACGGCTTAGCTCGATCTGGCCTCCTTTCTCTGCTGCACGACACACACATAAAGCGGGAAGACTTCAGGCCCACGGCAGTGCTCACTGGTCTGTCTGCATGGCACTAGGCGGGGTTCTTGCGGGTGCTGTGTGTGGGCAGGTTAGCAAGAGCGTGTGGGCGGCTGCTGCAGCCAGGCCCTCGGAACAGAGTGGACTTTGGAGAGGACGCATGAAGCCCCGGACGCAGAGGTCGCACATCCTAGGCCAGCAGGGGGGCTCTGCAGGGGCCATGGGGGCTCAGTCACTGATACCCATACCGGGGAGTCGGGTCGGTAACTGATGGATAAGCTGGGTTCCATATAAACCTGTAGACAAAGCACAGTTGCCCAGTAGATGATAAAGCTATGAACAATGTAAAAGTAACAGCAGGATCAACAGGGTAGGAGGTGGGAGAAGTGGAGAGAGGCTGATTTCCCTGTGTTTCAGAAGAGGAGCCAGTAAGGAGGGCTTGATAAATCAAGATttgaagtgtttttctttttgtttttttaattaaaagtagtTAAATGAAACGTCCAGAATAGGCCTCTATAAAGtcagtagattggtggttgccagggaggtTTGAGGAAGGGTGAAATGAGGAGTGGCCAAAGGGGGTACGGCGTTTCTTTTGGGGGAGATACTAATCACAGCTCTGAGTATCCTGAAAGTcattgaattgtatgctttaaatgggCAAATTGTATGGTATGAATTACATCACCAAaaagctgttatttttaaaagtggttAGAATACATTTGGAAAATTCATTCCCGACTGAGGGTGGTTATCTAGTGAGAAAACTGACCCTCCAGGGTGACCAGGTGGTATAGTCCCTTCTGGGGGCACCAGCCCCAAGGCATTGTGCTCAGAGCCGGTGCAGCCCTGCCTGGGGTCGCCCTTCACACTGATGCCGTGTGGATGGGGCAGAAAATTCTGTGTTTGATACCAGTGGGTAGGTGTTTTTCCTTTGGGAACTGTTCTTTTACAGGTCATGAGACTTACATGACCCTTCATGTTCCCATGTTTGCCTTAGTTACCAGGAAGTTCAAACAGAAAAGGAGTCACACAGTAATTATGATGGTCTAGGTTTTCATGGCCCTGCTGCTGGTTCTGAATGATTCCCGATCGTTCGTCTGTTTCAACAATCTCATGGTGTATGTACGTTTTTTTATTATAAGCTGTCTTGAGGCTTATTTTGGAAGTAGGGAgtatgtattataaataataacttaaaaatattcccatctgtttttttaagaaggctgagtattttttccatttgtagCTGTTGAAAAATGCTTGTTTCCCCTTTTTTGATTTTCatcaaatctttttaaaataacagctttattgacatatacAGTAGTCCCCGCTTATCCACAGGGGATGCCTTCCAAGaccccccagtggatgcctggaAACCGTGCATGCATAGTACTAAACCCTATGTGTAGTCTGTTTTTTCCTGTACATACATatctatgataaagtttaacttATTAATTAAGCACAATGAATTAACAGTAATACctaataataaaacagaacaattaTGGCAATATACCTTCTTGTGCATAtttaatgcctttttcatcttaactaagcactttcATACACTGTGTCTACAACTTTTGCAATTTGATATGTGACAGCAAAACTAGCGTgaatttctgtttccttcttcacaagTTTATGGATGGACAATTCattcttaccatagatcttagcaaTCTCAGCACCCAGTTTTCCTTCCTTAAGTTGAGAACTTttgccttttcacttaaaggaagcacttcaCAGCTTCTCTTTAGTATATCTGAATTGTCAGCCTCACTACTTTtgtaaaattaagtaaaagaagGATCACTTGGACACAAGCACTGTGGCCTGATACCCGAGATGGCTGCTGAGTGACTGACGGGCAGGATCTGCTGGACAGAGGGACGCTTCACATCCCAGACGGAGTGAGACGGCCCGAGAGTTCGTCACATTACTCAGAACAGCGCACAATTTTAAacgtataaattatttatttctgcaaTTTTCCATTTAGTATTTTCAGAGTGAGGTTGACCGTGGGTAACTGAAACTGTGGAAAGTGAAACCTTGGATGGGGGCTGTGGGGGATGTCtgtaattcacatgccatatgattcacccatttgaagtgtatacttcagggcttccctggtggcgcagtgggtgagagtccgcctgctgatgcaggggacacgggttcgtgccccggtctgggaagatcccacatgccgcggagcggctaggcccgtgagccatggccgctgagcctgcgcgtccggagcctgtgctccgcaatgggagaggccacaacagtgagaggcccgcacaccactgcctaactaactaactaactaactaactgaattaatattataattaataaacaaacaaacaaataaataaaggattaaataaataaataaataaagtgtatacttcagtagtttttagtatattcacagaattgtgcaaccgTTACCACAAtcactttagaacattttcatccccccacaaagaaactccatacccattatcagtcactccccatttcttcTCAATCCACTCAGCtataggcaaccactaatctgctttctatctctgcAATAGGTTTATCTAATCTGGccatgttatataaatggaatcatataatatgtggcctttgatctctggcttctttcacttagcataatgttttttgaaagttcatccatgttgtagctgtaggtgtcagtacttcattcctttttattgccatgTAGTATTTCGCTGCATGCCTGTAATTTTTTTGCTCTCTGTTCataatttgggttgtttccactctgactgttatgaataatgctgtcatGAGCACTCATGTACATGTTTTCAAATggagatgttttcatttctcttgggtgtctACCTAGGaggagaattgctgggtcacacggtaactctatgtttaaccttttgaggaacctccagactgttttccagtgCAGCCgaaccagtttgcattcccaccagcagtgaatgaggggaccagtttctccatgtccttgccagcACTTGCTGTTGTTATCTGTTTTTTTGCCTGTAGTTGTCATAGTGGGTGTAAGGTTTTCAAACCTTAACCTAAGATACAGGTAGAATTCACACTGACTGAAAACATTGCTGAAGGCACAGTAGACCCATTTCAGAGATGTGAGAATATATCAGATTTTCAGGTCAAGCCAGGAAGCTACTTGGTTTTATGatctcttgtttttctcttgatttgCAGGTGGTGGTTACCAATACAATTCCACATGAAATCCAGAAGCTCCAGTGCCCCAAAATTAAAACTGTGGATATAAGCATGATCCTTTCAGAAGCCATCCGTCGGATTCACAATGGGGAGTCCATGTCCTACCTTTTCAGAAACATAGGTTTAGATGACTGAACAGCTTTCCTCTCTTAAAACTCTCGAGGGCCAAACTGGAATAGTAAGAATAAGCACTGTGAGGCACATGCCTGACTGATGTATTTCACAGGGACCGTCTGTGTCttgttccttccttttgttaattccTATGAAGAGAGACCAACTTTTTAAGTCCATTTGGGTGTTTGTGAGTTTATgggggcaattttttttttttgcggtaggcaggcctctcactgctgtggcctctcccgttgcggagcacaggctccggacgcgcaggctcagcggctatggcccacgggcccagccactctgcgacatgtgggatcttcctggactggggcacaaacccgtgtcccctgcatcagcaggcggactctcaaccactgcgccaccagggaagccctatgggggcaatttttataaaagaaaaactatattcTCCTCTTGAATAAAATAAGACCTGGTTGTGTTCAGTTTACCTGTTGAAAAAATAACTTGGAAAAAAGATTTTAAGCTCACAAACAACCTTTTCCCAAAGTTGCTGGAGCCCAGGtgctttaaaaagttaataaaataaaatgatatactgTATGATACTGCAGGTGAAAAGCCAAAAAGATTATTCTGTTAAGTCCAGtaaattacatttttagaaaTGCTGTTATAGACATGCATATGGAATATGTGACCGTTATTTAttttctgcaacaaaagaaggaataaaaactgtatttgtgtgttttttttttaactttatgtttTGGCAATTGttttataactaaaataaaatgagagcTGAATATACATGCTGTGGATGTTGAAATGTTCATCAGCTTGTTGAGATTTCTGCAGCTTTGGGGTGATACAGTAGTCTCTTCGGGATGTAATGTTCCCTGTTCTGTTTGTCCAGGACCCTGCACGTTCTCGACGCGTAGTCACTTGACTGCAGCAGGAGAGGAATTGGAACACCAGCTGTGAGCCACTGGGGCAGGTCAGGAGTTGGCGTGAGCTGCCATCTGCATCTTGGTGTGGCTCCTTGGCGTGGCATCTTTGTTCTGCTCCTTGTTTAAACAAAATGCAGCACTGCATGCTCTGGAAAATGAGATGCTGGCGGGGAGGGAGTTACAGAGGGCAAGCAATGTGAGCCTTGTGAGTGTCAAGCATCTAGTATTGTCTGTCAGAGTTCAGAACTCAGAACTCTACCTTAGAGTTTATCAGGCTGGGAGACACTGGGGTCCCATGATTTATGCCACTAAGGTCATGTAATGGCAGTCCCCTCCAATTCATGCAGGAAAGAATGAAGACTTTCTTACAAAGAAAAAGATtactttttcttccaaaaaaacttaaacctttgctttctgagtgcatgctcagaaaagacctgagaaagcCCTTAAGCTTGCACCTCTGGCTGCCCTTGAGGTTCTGTGTAAGCAAGAAGTGAGGGCCAAGGCAGGGTTGTAAATTTTCTGGCTAAGTGTTGAAGGCATGCCCCAGGACACACAGCCCATCTACAGACTGGGAgagttgttctctctctctctctctctctctctctctctcttttttttttttttttttttcggtttcAGGGTTTTACGGAAGTGTGTGATGACTCACTAGCTGACTGTCCAGAGATTTCAGTTGCCACAAACaacaaagaatacagactttacaAAATCAGTTTTGAAAAGCCACTATGCAAACAAAGCCTATGGAGggaggagaatctgatttccagactTTCAcgttataatatttaaaataccagttttcaacaacaagaaaaaattcCGAGGCATGTAAAGAAACAAGAAGGTTGGGCCCATACACGGGGTCTTCCTTGAGGAAGCCCAGACTTTAGacctactagacaaagactttaagtCAACTATTTTAAACATGCTCAAGAGCTAAAGGAATCATGGGAATTATGTCTCACCAAATGGAGAATATCAATaaggagagagaaataataaaaatgaaccaGACAGAGAGGATTTgaggaagatggtggagtaggaagcaCCAGGAATCTGTCTTGCCACGTAGACAGTTGCAGTGGCAAATACATCTGATGATTTTGGAATTCTGGAGTCTATTGAAGGTTTGCAATTTGCAGGGGAAGTGTTGGACAGTAGATTATAGCTAATTTTGGTCAAAACCAGCTCTTAGTACAGTCGGAGATACCCGGCCCCCACTCCGAGCCCTGTGGCAGGCAGCTCTGCACACGTTCCTGGAGTAGTCTGCACCAGCTTGTGGGAGCCAGGATAGGCAAAAAGGCCCCCTCCTCCAGATAGCAGGGATCTGTGCTCTGATAGCTGATACTGGCTTCTGATCACAGAAGTGCAGAGGCTGGTAGCCATTGTTACTTCACCTCCCCCATTGTTGCaagctcctcctcctccagttGAAGAAGGAATAGTGCCTAACTCAtgctatgaggccagcattaccctactacaaaaaccaaagacattacaagaaagatAAAGCAAAGTCCAATATctcaagaacataggggcagagatcctcaacaaaatatttgcagaacAATTCCAAcagtgtataaaaagaattatgcaAAACCAAGTGGGATTATCCCACATATGCAAGGCTgtctcaacatttgaaaatcaactcgtgtaatccatcacatcaacagactaaaaaaagaaaaattacatgattgtatcaattgatgcagaaaaatcatctgacaaaatccaacatccattcacGATAAAAACTGAGTGACATAGGAGTAGAGAGGGAATTTCCTCATCTTGTTAAAGAATATCTTCAAACAACCTACAGTGAACGTCATACTTAGTGATGAGAAACGAgcagctttcccactaagatcagaaataaggcaaggatgtctcctctcatcactctttttcaacattgtactggaaagcc
Above is a genomic segment from Mesoplodon densirostris isolate mMesDen1 chromosome 18, mMesDen1 primary haplotype, whole genome shotgun sequence containing:
- the PRPSAP2 gene encoding phosphoribosyl pyrophosphate synthase-associated protein 2 isoform X3, which codes for MFCVAPPESEAKMNITKGGLVLFSANSNSSCMELSKKIAERLGVEMGKVQVYQEPDRETRVQIQESVRGKDVFIIQTVSNKQCKMRKRGSIVSKLLASMMCKAGLTHLITMDLHQKEIQGFFNIPVDNLRASPFLLQYIQEEIPDYRNAVIVAKSPASAKRAQSFAERLRLGIAVIHGEAQDAESDLVDGRHSPPMVRSAAAIHPSLEIPMLIPKEKPPITVVGDVGGRTAVIVDDIIDDVDSFLAAAETLKERGAYKIFVMATHGLLSSDAPRLIEESAIDEVVVTNTIPHEIQKLQCPKIKTVDISMILSEAIRRIHNGESMSYLFRNIGLDD